A single region of the Brachypodium distachyon strain Bd21 chromosome 3, Brachypodium_distachyon_v3.0, whole genome shotgun sequence genome encodes:
- the LOC100833183 gene encoding myb-related protein Zm1: protein MGRGRAPCCAKVGLNRGSWTPQEDMRLVAYIQKHGHPNWRALPRQAGLLRCGKSCRLRWINYLRPDLRRGNFTAEEEETVIKLHALLGNKWSKIAASLPGRTDNEIKNVWNTHLKKKASPKKKEHQQQEKPGAAKNNAANGDSDPASSSSASSSTTSNEPEDMIDISEALLEALKDKEAFPEAAPMSMSSCSSSSSLTTTYASGGVEELLELPEIDMDENIWSIIDDDDFAADRPQGDATVPCAAIAAGQGEEEGKEWWLEDLEKELGLWGPTEELQAFVGPMTEGDPVCSYFQSRPTTPASNSA, encoded by the exons ATGGGGCGTGGCAGGGCACCGTGCTGCGCCAAGGTCGGCCTGAACAGGGGCTCCTGGACGCCGCAGGAGGACATGCGCCTCGTCGCCTACATCCAGAAGCACGGCCACCCCAACTGGCGCGCCCTCCCAAGGCAAGCAG gTTTACTGCGGTGTGGGAAGAGCTGCCGGCTGCGGTGGATCAACTACCTGCGGCCGGACCTGAGGCGCGGCAACTTCAccgccgaggaggaagagaccGTCATCAAGCTGCACGCCCTGCTCGGGAACAA ATGGTCCAAGATCGCGGCGTCCCTGCCCGGGAGGACGGACAACGAGATCAAGAACGTGTGGAACACGCacctgaagaagaaggcgtcgccgaagaagaaggagcaTCAGCAGCAGGAGAAGCCAGGCGCCGCCAAGAACAACGCGGCCAACGGAGACTCTGACCCTGCTTCGTCGTCTTCGGCGTCCTCCTCTACGACCAGCAACGAGCCCGAGGACATGATCGATATCTCGGAGGCGCTTCTCGAAGCGCTCAAGGACAAGGAGGCGTTCCCGGAGGCGGCGCCAATGTCGATGTCCTCCtgctcttcgtcttcctccctgACGACGACGTACGCCAGCGGCGGAGTGGAGGAGCTGCTCGAGCTTCCGGAGATCGACATGGACGAGAACATCTGGAGCAtcatcgacgacgacgacttcGCCGCCGACCGCCCACAAGGCGATGCAACAGTGCCGTGTGCCGCCATTGCGGCgggccaaggagaagaagagggaaagGAGTGGTGGTTAGAGGATTTGGAGAAGGAGCTCGGCCTGTGGGGACCCACGGAGGAACTCCAGGCCTTTGTGGGCCCAATGACGGAGGGGGACCCGGTTTGCTCCTACTTCCAGTCCAGGCCCACCACCCCTGCTTCCAATTCCGCATag
- the LOC100833496 gene encoding uncharacterized protein LOC100833496 — protein MHRLSLSPSPQQQQQDAAALVAGGSDGSEATAVWVTEESAEGKADKAPGGRSARSIHLIPLLTFLCFLLLFLCSHVPSASDMSSFGGGGGGGDGGKPAGNRRLRML, from the exons ATGCACAGGCTCAGcctctcgccgtcgccgcagcagcagcagcaagacgccgccgccctcgtcgCTGGCGGAAGCGACGGAtcggaggcgacggcggtgtGGGTGACCGAGGAGTCGGCGGAGGGCAAGGCCGACAAGGCGCCCGGCGGCCGGTCGGCGAGGTCCATCCACCTCATCCCGCTGCTCAccttcctctgcttcctcctcctcttcctctgctccCACGTCCCTTCCGCTTCCG ACATGTCgagcttcggcggcggcgggggcggcggagatggAGGGAAGCCGGCTGGCAACCGGAGGCTGAGGATGCTATAA
- the LOC100834408 gene encoding binding partner of ACD11 1 — MGSTVKVHNVSLQASERDIKEFFCFSGNIIHVEMQSGDQRSQFAYITFKDDQEAERAMLLTGATIVDMAVIITPATNYQLPAAVLADLESKTPRVIESALQKAEDVVGSMLAKGYVLGKDALEKAKTFDETHQLTTTATAKVSSIDKSLGLSEKISTGTLVVNEKMKEMDEKYQVAEKTKSALVAAEQTVSTAGSKIMSNRYILTGAAWVTGAYNKVATTATDTYNKEMMMAEQDDTKKDELMKSHLHESCEEAGHERKHQEGDPAKVPIVESTETGQMADQKGECPKTNMPEGSERGIEELNNQDGEIAKDQGQENTEMGLEGDKHQQTELPKANTPESLLMAEQTEQERKHPDSEFANTRTSDSPVTIPVCTATADDKSSNTPEKPEPAQGFI; from the exons ATGGGTAGCACAGTAAAGGTCCACAATGTTTCACTTCAAGCCTCGGAAAGAGACATCAAGGAGTTCTTTTGCTTTTCTGGCAACATCATACATGTCGAAATGCAAAG TGGTGACCAGCGGTCCCAATTTGCCTATATCACCTTCAAAGATGATCAAGAAGCGGAAAGGGCTATGCTTCTGACA GGTGCGACAATAGTGGATATGGCTGTCATCATCACCCCAGCCACCAATTACCAGCTCCCAGCTGCTGTTTTAGCCGATCTAGAG TCTAAAACTCCTAGAGTCATAGAATCTGCTCTTCAGAAAGCGGAGGATGTTGTTGGTTCCATGTTGGCCAAAGGATATGTTCTTGGCAAGGATGCCCTTGAAAAAGCAAAGACCTTTGATGAAACACATCAACTCACAACAACCGCAACTGCTAAAGTATCTTCCATTGACAAGAGTCTGGGCCTAAGTGAGAAGATCAGCACTGGCACATTAGTGGTAAATGAGAAAATGAAGGAAATGGATGAGAAATACCAGGTCGCAGAAAAGACAAAGTCAGCATTGGTAGCTGCAGAACAGACAGTCTCTACTGCTGGTTCTAAGATCATGAGTAACAGATATATCCTTACTGGGGCGGCATGGGTAACTGGGGCCTATAACAAGGTTGCTACAACTGCAACTGATACGTACAACAAGGAAATGATGATGGCTGAGCAGGATGACACAAAGAAGGATGAACTCATGAAGAGTCATTTACATGAAAGCTGTGAAGAGGCTGGACACGAGAGAAAGCATCAAGAAGGTGATCCAGCCAAGGTGCCCATTGTAGAAAGTACTGAGACAGGCCAAATGGCTGATCAGAAGGGTGAATGTCCAAAGACCAACATGCCAGAAGGAAGTGAAAGGGGAATTGAGGAACTAAACAATCAGGATGGTGAAATCGCAAAGGACCAAGGGCAAGAAAACACTGAAATGGGTCTGGAGGGGGATAAGCATCAGCAGACTGAATTACCTAAGGCCAATACGCCTGAAAGTCTTCTGATGGCTGAGCAAACTGAGCAGGAACGTAAGCACCCGGACAGCGAATTCGCAAACACCCGTACATCGGACAGCCCTGTAACTATTCCTGTCTGCACGGCCACTGCTGATGACAAATCTAGCAACACCCCAGAAAAGCCTGAGCCTGCCCAGGGATTCATCTGA